In bacterium, a single window of DNA contains:
- a CDS encoding magnesium chelatase yields the protein MSSDATSGAARPRTLGELRAAGVTVRPVREEMRRNLLDRLARREPLLPGIIGFDETVIPEIENALLAGHHMVFLGERGQAKSRIIRGLTALLDEAIPALADCPLHDDPYAPICKACRTRVAEEGDAAPIVWIGRAARYGEKLATPDASIADLIGEVDPIKVAEGRYLADEDTIHYGLVPRSNRGIFAINELPDLTEKVQVGLFNLMEEKDVQIKGYRIRLPLDVVIVASANPEDYTSRGRIITPLKDRFDVQIRTHYPRSLPHEIAIMEQELPAIDRGGRAVHVPDFLKAIIAQVTFEARACPDINQASGVSVRVTINNYESVLSNAEKRAVRNGESEIVPRLSDLHALHASTAGKIEIEYAAEERSEADIIERLVNRAILAIFDRHLTLEQLAPVIAHFEAGWGVEVSDAMPAQDYLEGVEKIPGLREAVCHLGPYESPGFIAAASELIFEGLHLHQKLNRDGEGTRWSYKA from the coding sequence ATGTCATCCGACGCGACGAGCGGCGCGGCCCGGCCGCGAACCCTCGGAGAGCTGCGCGCCGCCGGCGTCACGGTGCGGCCGGTGCGCGAGGAGATGCGGCGCAACCTGCTCGATCGGCTGGCGCGGCGCGAACCGCTGCTGCCCGGCATCATCGGCTTCGACGAGACGGTGATCCCGGAGATCGAGAACGCGCTGCTCGCCGGCCACCACATGGTCTTCCTCGGCGAACGCGGTCAGGCCAAGTCGCGCATCATCCGCGGCCTGACGGCGCTGCTCGACGAGGCGATCCCGGCGCTCGCGGACTGCCCGCTGCACGACGATCCCTACGCGCCGATCTGCAAGGCCTGCCGCACGCGGGTCGCCGAGGAGGGCGACGCGGCGCCGATCGTCTGGATCGGCCGCGCGGCGCGCTACGGCGAGAAGCTGGCGACGCCCGACGCGTCGATCGCCGACCTGATCGGCGAGGTCGATCCGATCAAGGTCGCCGAGGGGCGCTATCTCGCCGACGAGGACACCATCCACTACGGCCTGGTGCCGCGCTCGAACCGCGGCATCTTCGCCATCAACGAGCTGCCCGACCTCACCGAGAAGGTGCAGGTCGGCCTCTTCAACCTGATGGAGGAGAAGGACGTCCAGATCAAAGGCTACCGGATCCGGCTGCCGCTCGACGTGGTCATCGTCGCCAGCGCCAACCCCGAGGACTACACCTCGCGCGGCCGCATCATCACGCCGCTCAAGGACCGCTTCGACGTCCAGATCCGCACCCACTATCCGCGCAGCCTGCCGCACGAGATCGCGATCATGGAGCAGGAGCTGCCGGCGATCGACCGCGGCGGCCGCGCCGTCCACGTCCCCGACTTCCTGAAGGCGATCATCGCCCAGGTGACGTTCGAGGCGCGCGCCTGTCCCGACATCAACCAGGCGTCGGGGGTCAGCGTCCGCGTCACCATCAACAACTACGAGAGCGTGCTCAGCAACGCCGAGAAGCGCGCCGTGCGCAACGGCGAGTCGGAGATCGTCCCGCGCCTGAGCGACCTGCACGCGCTGCACGCCTCGACCGCCGGCAAGATCGAGATCGAGTACGCCGCCGAGGAGCGCAGCGAGGCCGACATCATCGAACGCCTGGTCAACCGCGCCATCCTGGCGATCTTCGACCGCCATCTGACGCTCGAGCAACTGGCGCCGGTGATCGCCCACTTCGAAGCCGGCTGGGGCGTCGAGGTGAGCGACGCCATGCCCGCCCAGGACTACCTGGAGGGCGTGGAGAAGATCCCCGGACTGCGCGAGGCGGTGTGCCACCTCGGGCCCTACGAGAGCCCCGGCTTCATCGCCGCCGCCAGCGAGCTCATCTTCGAGGGCCTGCACCTGCACCAGAAGCTCAATCGCGACGGCGAGGGGACGCGATGGAGCTACAAGGCCTAA
- a CDS encoding VWA domain-containing protein, producing MHRIRYTEWDGSQKGRLTAERVFEKLAEYLSYTDDLQQAWEWLLRHGLEMDGVRVMGLDEFLEQLREAGRARQRQYNLDRALDPMAEKLEELLDLERATLDAQDDESAAAKRAQLDQLPRRLSDAIEQLRDYDFEDGDARADFESLLEELETLRALEDFQRRYGELFQGPQSLDYEQAVDLMREMERLKQLEDDLLAGRLETISLDDLREALGNDAAQDFQTLRQFLLVLQQAGYVGQRGGRVQLSPKGMRKIGQLALRDIYQDLLRDRAGGHQADHRGLSDVRPEETRPYQFGDPMHVDVARTLRHALARDPRPPLRLQAGDFEVYETIHATTASTVLLLDMSWSMSWEGRFAAAKKVALAMESLIRSRFPRDYFAVVGFYTRATELTLRDLPEASWNMGDPFTNLQDGLRLASDLLAKHPSPNQQMIVITDGQPTAYYARGRLYCEWPLSFGGISMRAAQETLKEVERVTRNGVVINTFMLDDSPSLRAFVERMTRINRGRALFTRPDRLGEYLLVDYIARKRKRL from the coding sequence ATGCACCGCATCCGCTACACCGAGTGGGACGGCAGCCAGAAGGGGCGGCTGACCGCGGAGCGGGTGTTCGAGAAGCTCGCCGAGTACCTGTCGTACACCGACGACCTGCAGCAGGCGTGGGAGTGGCTGCTGCGCCACGGGCTCGAGATGGACGGCGTGCGGGTCATGGGGCTCGACGAGTTCCTCGAGCAATTGCGCGAGGCGGGGCGCGCGCGGCAGCGGCAGTACAACCTCGACCGCGCCCTCGACCCGATGGCGGAGAAGCTCGAGGAGCTGCTCGATCTCGAGCGGGCGACGCTCGACGCCCAGGACGACGAGTCCGCCGCCGCCAAGCGCGCGCAGCTCGACCAACTGCCGCGCCGCCTGTCGGACGCCATCGAGCAGTTGCGCGACTACGACTTCGAGGACGGCGACGCCCGCGCCGATTTCGAATCGCTGCTCGAGGAGCTGGAGACGCTGCGCGCCCTGGAGGACTTCCAGCGCCGCTACGGCGAGCTGTTCCAGGGGCCGCAGTCGCTCGATTACGAGCAGGCGGTCGACCTGATGCGCGAGATGGAGCGCCTGAAGCAGCTCGAGGACGACCTGCTCGCCGGCCGGCTCGAGACCATCAGCCTCGACGACCTGCGCGAGGCGCTCGGCAACGACGCGGCGCAGGACTTCCAGACCCTGCGCCAGTTCCTGCTCGTGCTGCAGCAGGCCGGCTACGTCGGCCAGCGCGGCGGTCGCGTCCAGCTCTCGCCGAAGGGCATGCGCAAGATCGGCCAACTGGCGCTGCGCGACATCTACCAGGACCTGCTGCGCGACCGGGCGGGCGGCCACCAGGCCGACCACCGCGGGCTCAGCGACGTGCGGCCGGAGGAGACGCGGCCGTACCAGTTCGGCGATCCGATGCACGTCGACGTCGCGCGCACGCTGCGCCACGCGCTGGCGCGCGATCCGCGCCCGCCGCTGCGGCTGCAGGCCGGGGATTTCGAGGTCTACGAGACCATCCACGCCACCACCGCCTCGACCGTCCTGCTGCTCGACATGAGCTGGTCGATGAGCTGGGAGGGCCGCTTCGCCGCCGCCAAGAAGGTGGCGCTGGCGATGGAGAGCCTGATCCGCTCGCGCTTCCCGCGCGACTACTTCGCCGTCGTCGGCTTCTACACCCGCGCCACCGAGCTCACCCTGCGCGACCTGCCGGAGGCGAGCTGGAACATGGGCGATCCGTTCACCAACCTGCAGGACGGCCTGCGTCTGGCGAGCGACCTGCTCGCCAAGCACCCGAGCCCGAACCAGCAGATGATCGTCATCACCGACGGCCAGCCGACGGCCTACTACGCGCGCGGCCGCCTCTACTGCGAATGGCCGCTGTCGTTCGGCGGCATCAGCATGCGCGCCGCGCAGGAGACGCTGAAGGAGGTCGAGCGCGTCACCCGCAACGGCGTCGTCATCAACACCTTCATGCTCGACGACAGCCCCAGCCTGCGCGCGTTCGTCGAGCGCATGACCCGCATCAACCGCGGCCGCGCGCTGTTCACGCGGCCGGATCGCCTGGGCGAGTACCTGCTCGTCGACTACATCGCGCGCAAGCGGAAGCGGCTGTGA
- a CDS encoding tyrosine recombinase codes for MDAAVDRYLSWLAAERRLSPHTLAGYGRDCAALVQFLERAGVRTPAAVLPGHLVAFLEAEQRRGLAARSRARALAALRGLFAFLVRDGVLAVDPSRELRRPRLGRPLPQALAQVSVAELLGAAAADPLLQRDLAMIELMYAAGLRVSETVGLTVAQVKLEAGYLTVSGKGRKERAVPIGTLARERLLVYLRDVRPQLLGRRLSPYLFVTRAGTPMARESFWRRLRRRALQVGLREHVSPHTLRHAFATHLVEGGADLRAVQLMLGHADIGTTEIYTHVARERLREVHKKFHPRG; via the coding sequence GTGGACGCGGCGGTGGATCGGTACCTGAGCTGGCTGGCGGCCGAGCGGCGGCTCTCGCCCCACACCCTGGCGGGCTACGGACGCGACTGCGCCGCGCTGGTCCAGTTCCTCGAGCGCGCCGGCGTGCGCACCCCGGCGGCGGTGCTGCCGGGGCACCTGGTCGCCTTCCTCGAGGCCGAGCAGCGGCGCGGCCTCGCCGCGCGCAGCCGGGCGCGTGCGCTCGCCGCGCTGCGCGGCCTCTTCGCCTTTCTCGTCCGCGACGGCGTGCTCGCCGTCGATCCGAGCCGCGAGCTGCGCCGGCCGCGGCTCGGGCGGCCGCTGCCCCAGGCGCTCGCCCAGGTGAGCGTGGCCGAGCTGCTCGGCGCCGCCGCCGCCGACCCGCTGCTGCAGCGCGACCTGGCGATGATCGAGCTCATGTACGCCGCCGGCCTGCGGGTGTCGGAGACGGTCGGCCTCACGGTGGCCCAGGTCAAGCTGGAGGCCGGCTACCTGACGGTGAGCGGCAAGGGGCGCAAGGAACGGGCGGTGCCGATCGGCACGCTGGCGCGCGAGCGGCTGCTCGTCTACCTGCGCGACGTCCGGCCGCAACTCCTCGGCCGCCGCCTCAGCCCCTACCTGTTCGTCACCCGCGCCGGCACGCCGATGGCCCGGGAGTCGTTCTGGCGCCGCCTGCGCCGGCGCGCCCTGCAGGTCGGCCTGCGCGAGCACGTGAGCCCGCACACCCTGCGCCACGCCTTCGCCACCCACCTGGTCGAGGGCGGCGCCGACCTGCGCGCGGTGCAGCTCATGCTCGGCCACGCCGACATCGGCACGACCGAGATCTACACCCACGTGGCGCGCGAGCGCCTGCGCGAGGTGCACAAGAAGTTCCATCCCCGGGGCTGA
- a CDS encoding site-2 protease family protein, protein MATPILAIILVAPPLLLSIILHEIAHGWVAYRLGDDTAVRAGRLTLNPIPHIDPFGSVILPLLLAVTGLPIFGWAKPVPVHFGRLRRPKRDMVFVALAGPATNLALAVICVWLAHQLLLHDLRAAAQVPIVGMQINVALAVFNMLPILPLDGGRVLFGLLPLPVARAFGRLEPYGMLIVVGLLYTGVVGSLIGPVTRLLVHVLVRG, encoded by the coding sequence GTGGCCACGCCGATCCTCGCAATCATCCTCGTCGCGCCGCCGCTCTTGCTGTCCATCATCCTGCACGAGATCGCGCATGGCTGGGTGGCGTATCGCCTGGGCGACGACACGGCGGTCCGCGCCGGCCGCCTGACGCTGAACCCGATTCCCCACATCGACCCCTTCGGCAGCGTCATCCTGCCGCTGCTGCTGGCGGTCACCGGGCTGCCGATCTTCGGCTGGGCGAAGCCGGTGCCGGTCCACTTCGGCCGCCTGCGCCGTCCCAAGCGCGACATGGTTTTCGTCGCCCTCGCCGGGCCGGCGACCAATCTCGCGCTCGCCGTCATCTGCGTCTGGCTGGCGCACCAGCTCCTCCTGCACGACCTGCGGGCCGCCGCCCAGGTGCCGATCGTCGGCATGCAGATCAACGTCGCGCTGGCCGTGTTCAACATGCTGCCCATCCTGCCGCTCGACGGTGGCCGCGTCCTCTTCGGCCTGCTGCCGCTGCCGGTGGCGCGGGCGTTCGGGCGGCTCGAACCCTACGGCATGCTGATCGTCGTCGGGCTCCTCTACACCGGCGTGGTCGGCTCGCTGATCGGGCCGGTGACGCGACTGCTGGTCCACGTGCTGGTGAGGGGATGA
- the mutS gene encoding DNA mismatch repair protein MutS, with amino-acid sequence MKLTPMLEQYLRAKAEVGEALLMFRLGDFYELFFEDAETAARVLDITLTTRSKKDEVPIPMCGVPHHAAQAYVARLLAAGFKVALCDQLEDASLAKGIVSRGVVRVVTPGTVTEEEYLDPKQPNYLAAVARDGDAVALLAADLSTGETRQAVLADLADLADWLGRLAPRELLIAADDDALAAALRAACPAAMLTPLPAARFDAAAGAAWLAAHGAEAPPRVAAALGALLAYLAATHRASVDHLRAPEADAAQAVLRIDEASRRNLELLATTRGERRGSLLSVLDETQTPMGGRLLRQWLLAPLTDIAAIGARLDAVETLVREPGRRQGLAALLGGIGDLERLTARLAAARVTPRDLLGLAAALARIGELRAQLADVAAAALRDVAAALDPLPALRERIAATISDDVPLKPRPGQLVRAGCHAEVDELRELALHGKRFFVEYETRERQRTGISSLKVRYNQVFGYYLEVTKPNLHLVPEDYRRKQTIATGERFVTPALAEHEAKVLGAEERLGALEAQLFAELVGAAAAHHAALSRSAAALARLDVFAALALVAERRRYARPRLRRDRCLAIVEGRHPVVEAVAGREGFVANDCRLDPDERQILIITGPNMAGKSTYLRQVALITLLAQMGSFVPAASAEIGVVDRLFTRVGASDNLAGGESTFMVEMKETAAILNELTPRSLAVLDEIGRGTSTFDGISIAWAVAEHLHEAGERPLVLFATHYHELTDLARSRPRVRNASVAVREWKGEVVFLRRIVDGPASQSYGIQVARLAGVPAPIIERAGQILHNLERNELTANGQPRLALDGAPAAGGQLGLFAPPDDRLRDELAAIDVDRLAPVEALNRLHELVTRARRSG; translated from the coding sequence ATGAAGCTCACCCCCATGCTCGAGCAGTACCTGCGCGCCAAGGCGGAGGTCGGGGAGGCGCTGCTCATGTTCCGGCTCGGCGACTTCTACGAGTTGTTCTTCGAGGACGCGGAGACGGCGGCGCGGGTGCTGGACATCACGCTGACCACGCGCAGCAAGAAGGACGAGGTGCCGATCCCGATGTGCGGCGTGCCGCACCATGCGGCGCAGGCCTACGTGGCGCGCCTGCTCGCCGCCGGCTTCAAGGTCGCGCTCTGCGACCAGTTGGAGGACGCCAGCCTGGCCAAGGGCATCGTGTCGCGCGGGGTGGTGCGCGTCGTCACGCCCGGCACGGTGACCGAGGAGGAATACCTCGATCCCAAGCAGCCGAACTACCTGGCGGCGGTGGCGCGCGACGGCGACGCGGTGGCGCTGCTGGCGGCCGACCTGTCGACCGGCGAGACGCGGCAGGCGGTGCTCGCCGACCTCGCCGACCTGGCCGACTGGCTCGGCCGGCTGGCGCCGCGCGAGCTGCTGATCGCGGCCGACGACGACGCCCTGGCCGCGGCGCTGCGCGCCGCCTGTCCGGCGGCGATGCTGACGCCGCTGCCGGCGGCGCGCTTCGACGCCGCCGCCGGCGCGGCCTGGCTCGCCGCCCATGGCGCGGAGGCGCCGCCGCGCGTCGCCGCGGCGCTCGGCGCGCTGCTCGCCTACCTCGCCGCCACCCACCGCGCCAGCGTCGACCACCTGCGGGCGCCGGAGGCCGACGCCGCGCAGGCGGTGCTGCGCATCGACGAGGCGAGCCGGCGCAACCTCGAGCTGCTGGCGACGACGCGCGGCGAGCGCCGCGGCTCGCTGCTCAGCGTCCTCGACGAGACGCAGACGCCGATGGGCGGTCGCCTGCTGCGCCAGTGGCTGCTGGCGCCGCTCACCGACATCGCCGCCATCGGCGCCCGGCTCGACGCCGTCGAGACCTTGGTCCGCGAGCCCGGCCGGCGCCAGGGCCTGGCGGCGCTGCTCGGCGGGATCGGCGACCTCGAGCGCCTCACCGCCCGTCTGGCGGCGGCGCGCGTCACGCCGCGCGACCTGCTCGGCCTGGCGGCGGCGCTGGCGCGCATCGGCGAGCTGCGCGCCCAGCTCGCCGACGTCGCCGCGGCGGCGCTGCGCGACGTCGCGGCGGCGCTCGACCCGCTGCCGGCGCTGCGCGAGCGCATCGCCGCGACGATCAGCGACGACGTGCCGCTGAAGCCGCGGCCGGGCCAGTTGGTGCGCGCCGGCTGCCACGCCGAGGTCGACGAGCTGCGCGAGCTGGCGCTGCACGGCAAGCGCTTCTTCGTCGAGTACGAGACGCGCGAGCGCCAGCGCACCGGCATCAGCTCGCTCAAGGTCCGCTACAACCAGGTCTTCGGCTACTACCTCGAGGTCACCAAGCCGAACCTGCACCTGGTGCCGGAGGACTACCGGCGCAAGCAGACCATCGCCACCGGCGAGCGCTTCGTCACCCCGGCGCTGGCGGAGCACGAGGCCAAGGTGCTGGGCGCCGAGGAGCGGCTGGGCGCGCTCGAGGCGCAGCTCTTCGCCGAGTTGGTGGGCGCGGCGGCGGCGCACCACGCGGCGCTGTCGCGCAGCGCGGCGGCGCTGGCGCGCCTCGACGTGTTCGCGGCCCTGGCGCTGGTCGCCGAGCGGCGGCGCTACGCCCGACCCCGCCTGCGCCGCGACCGCTGCCTCGCCATCGTCGAGGGTCGCCATCCGGTGGTCGAGGCGGTGGCCGGGCGCGAGGGCTTCGTCGCCAACGACTGCCGCCTCGATCCCGACGAGCGCCAGATCCTGATCATCACCGGCCCCAACATGGCGGGGAAGTCGACCTACCTGCGGCAGGTGGCGTTGATCACGCTGCTCGCCCAGATGGGGAGCTTCGTGCCGGCGGCGAGCGCCGAGATCGGCGTCGTCGACCGCCTCTTCACCCGCGTCGGCGCCTCCGACAACCTCGCCGGCGGCGAGTCGACCTTCATGGTCGAGATGAAGGAGACCGCCGCCATCTTGAACGAGCTGACGCCGCGCAGCCTGGCGGTGCTGGACGAGATCGGCCGCGGCACCAGCACCTTCGACGGCATCTCGATCGCCTGGGCGGTCGCCGAGCACCTGCACGAGGCGGGCGAGCGGCCGCTGGTGCTGTTCGCCACCCACTACCACGAGCTCACCGACCTGGCGCGCAGCCGGCCGCGGGTGCGCAACGCCTCGGTGGCGGTGCGCGAGTGGAAGGGCGAGGTGGTCTTCCTGCGCCGCATCGTCGACGGCCCGGCGAGCCAGAGCTACGGCATCCAGGTGGCCAGGCTGGCCGGCGTGCCGGCGCCGATCATCGAGCGCGCCGGGCAGATCCTGCACAACCTGGAGCGCAACGAGCTGACCGCCAACGGCCAGCCGCGGCTCGCCCTCGACGGCGCTCCGGCCGCCGGCGGCCAGCTCGGCCTGTTCGCGCCGCCCGACGACCGCCTGCGCGACGAGCTGGCGGCCATCGACGTCGACCGCCTGGCGCCCGTCGAAGCGCTGAACCGCCTGCACGAGCTGGTCACCCGCGCCCGCCGCTCCGGCTGA
- the trpS gene encoding tryptophan--tRNA ligase — MAGRRRIVSGCRPTGRLHLGHLRGALVNWLRLQDEGECFFFVADWHALTTGWQDPSGVRDSTREMVLDWLAAGLDPERVVLFVQSAVKEHAELHLLLSMIVPTPWLLRNPTIKEQARELGLLDSGDDETAMSHLNYGMLGYPVLQSADILIYRATGVPVGVDQVPHLEMTREVARRFNHLYGKVLVEPEALLTESPKIPGTDGRKMSKSYHNAVFLSEPPDDIARKLERMATDPRRVRRTDPGDPNDCPAYNLHRIYCTPQELAVVNEGCRSAGIGCLDCKRLMIKHVLAEIAPICARRGELERTPEIVGDVLASGNARARRAAAETMGAVREAMKI; from the coding sequence ATGGCAGGCCGACGGCGGATCGTCAGCGGCTGCCGGCCGACCGGCCGGCTGCATCTCGGGCACCTGCGCGGCGCGCTGGTCAACTGGCTGCGCCTGCAGGACGAGGGGGAGTGCTTCTTCTTCGTCGCCGACTGGCACGCGCTCACCACCGGCTGGCAGGATCCGAGCGGCGTCCGCGACAGCACCCGTGAGATGGTGCTCGACTGGCTCGCCGCCGGCCTCGACCCCGAGCGCGTCGTGCTGTTCGTGCAGTCGGCCGTCAAGGAGCACGCCGAGCTGCACCTCCTGCTGTCGATGATCGTGCCGACGCCCTGGCTGCTGCGTAACCCGACCATCAAGGAGCAGGCGCGCGAGCTGGGGCTGCTCGACAGCGGCGACGACGAGACGGCGATGAGCCATCTCAACTACGGCATGCTCGGCTACCCGGTGCTGCAGTCGGCCGACATCCTCATCTACCGCGCCACCGGCGTGCCGGTCGGCGTCGACCAGGTGCCGCACCTCGAGATGACCCGCGAAGTGGCGCGCCGCTTCAATCATCTCTACGGCAAGGTGCTGGTCGAGCCGGAAGCGCTGCTGACGGAGTCGCCGAAGATCCCCGGCACCGACGGCCGCAAGATGAGCAAGAGCTACCACAACGCCGTCTTCCTCTCCGAGCCGCCGGACGACATCGCGCGCAAGCTCGAGCGCATGGCGACCGACCCGCGCCGCGTCCGCCGCACCGATCCCGGCGATCCCAACGACTGCCCGGCCTACAACCTGCACCGCATCTACTGCACGCCGCAGGAGCTGGCGGTGGTGAACGAGGGCTGCCGCAGCGCCGGCATCGGCTGCCTCGACTGCAAGCGCCTCATGATCAAGCACGTGCTGGCCGAGATCGCCCCCATCTGCGCCCGCCGCGGCGAGCTCGAGCGCACCCCGGAGATCGTCGGCGACGTGCTCGCCAGCGGCAACGCCAGGGCCCGGCGCGCCGCCGCCGAGACCATGGGCGCCGTGCGCGAGGCGATGAAGATCTGA
- the glnD gene encoding [protein-PII] uridylyltransferase: MNAVPVLEAIPPLRLGDAWGRGGKEFLAAAREVLFARHLAGASGEAIVREWTGVIDHLVRSLYEAARASYAERFTVLDQRVALVAQGGYGRGELNPCSDIDLLFVYPQRADAFVETVTEKVLYALWDTGLTVGQAVRSVRDCVKLGGQDLKVKTALLDTRLLAGDGALYEQVARTLERDLLKRNSGRFFRDKVAESAERHRRYGDSVYLVEPQVKEGEGGLRDLHTAMWLAKVKYVIQDLADLVAKGVLTESEYDEVRAARDFLWRVRNALHFLSGQHQDQLTFEFQERIAADLGYRDTPALRAVEQFMRHYYLQARAVHRFCDNIISRCIATPAPYRLLGALAARQLRPGVRVTNSELIVGDPALFRDQPALLLRVFADSQRHGVPLSAASRRTVRAHAHLIDDRVRSDPAAVQAFLDILQWTHGVAETLQEMHDLDVLDAFLPELAHLRCLAQYDRYHIYTADEHTLRAVARLEALLHGAFKAQAPLLTQVMREIDGIEVLYLAMLYHDIGKGLGGDHSNKGAVMARAAAARLGLNADDTAQLELLVRHHLLMHHLATRRDIHDPKLVLDFVRTVGTLPTLQKLFVLTFADLGATNPKLWNSWQDLLLGELYALAVDALERGDTVGQAQVERANRIRARVGAALAGRADETLQRFLADLPDRYFLSTPEDDIEQQFELVRRFAEEPLVTSVAHFPEREFSEFTVVTRDQPGLFARLTGVLRAYGMNIAAARIATGGSGMALDVFRVTHLEGAAIATDGERWDRIQSAVGKVLTGELDVEQMVARAARPSVLAEKVVPRFPTTVEIDNAVSEDYTVIDVFTVDRVGVLFAIANALYHLGLSIHLAKITTTVDRVFDVFYVTDGEGRKIEDPGTLALIQGTVLEELKPLVAAPLAATG, from the coding sequence ATGAACGCCGTCCCCGTGCTCGAGGCGATCCCGCCGTTGCGGCTTGGCGACGCCTGGGGCCGCGGCGGCAAGGAGTTCCTGGCGGCGGCGCGCGAGGTCCTCTTCGCCCGCCATCTCGCCGGCGCCAGCGGCGAGGCGATCGTGCGCGAGTGGACCGGCGTCATCGACCACCTGGTGCGCAGCCTCTACGAGGCGGCGCGCGCCAGCTACGCCGAACGCTTCACGGTCCTCGACCAGCGGGTGGCGCTGGTGGCGCAGGGCGGCTACGGGCGCGGCGAGCTCAATCCCTGCTCGGACATCGACCTGCTGTTCGTCTACCCGCAGCGCGCCGACGCGTTCGTCGAGACCGTCACCGAGAAGGTGCTGTACGCGCTCTGGGACACCGGCCTCACGGTCGGTCAGGCGGTGCGCAGCGTGCGCGACTGCGTCAAGCTCGGCGGCCAGGACCTGAAGGTGAAGACGGCGCTCCTCGACACCCGCCTGCTCGCCGGCGACGGGGCCCTCTACGAGCAGGTGGCGCGCACCCTCGAGCGCGATCTGCTCAAGCGCAATTCCGGCCGCTTCTTTCGCGACAAGGTGGCGGAGAGCGCCGAGCGCCACCGTCGCTACGGCGACTCGGTCTACCTGGTCGAGCCGCAGGTGAAGGAGGGCGAGGGCGGCCTGCGCGACCTGCACACGGCGATGTGGCTCGCCAAGGTCAAGTACGTGATCCAGGACCTCGCCGATCTGGTCGCCAAGGGCGTGCTCACCGAGAGCGAGTACGACGAGGTGCGCGCCGCCCGCGACTTCCTCTGGCGGGTGCGCAACGCCCTCCACTTCCTCTCCGGCCAGCACCAGGACCAGTTGACCTTCGAGTTCCAGGAACGCATCGCCGCCGACCTCGGCTATCGCGACACGCCGGCGCTGCGCGCCGTCGAGCAGTTCATGCGCCACTACTACCTGCAGGCGCGCGCCGTGCACCGCTTCTGCGACAACATCATCTCGCGCTGCATCGCCACGCCGGCGCCGTACCGGCTGCTCGGCGCGCTGGCGGCCCGCCAACTGCGACCCGGGGTCCGCGTCACCAATTCCGAGCTGATCGTCGGCGATCCGGCGCTGTTCCGCGATCAGCCGGCGCTGCTGCTCCGCGTCTTCGCCGACTCGCAGCGCCACGGCGTGCCGCTCAGCGCCGCCAGCCGGCGCACGGTGCGCGCGCACGCCCACCTCATCGACGACCGGGTGCGCAGCGACCCGGCCGCGGTGCAGGCCTTCCTCGACATCCTGCAGTGGACGCACGGCGTCGCCGAGACCCTGCAGGAGATGCACGACCTCGACGTGCTCGACGCCTTCCTGCCCGAGCTCGCGCACCTGCGCTGCCTGGCGCAGTACGACCGCTACCACATCTACACCGCCGACGAGCACACGCTGCGCGCCGTCGCCCGGCTCGAGGCGCTGCTGCACGGCGCCTTCAAGGCGCAGGCGCCGCTGCTGACGCAGGTGATGCGCGAGATCGACGGCATCGAGGTGCTGTACCTGGCGATGCTGTACCACGACATCGGCAAGGGGCTCGGCGGCGACCACTCGAACAAGGGCGCGGTGATGGCGCGCGCCGCCGCGGCGCGCCTGGGCCTCAACGCCGACGACACCGCTCAGCTCGAGCTGCTGGTGCGCCACCACCTGCTGATGCACCACCTCGCCACCCGCCGCGACATCCACGACCCCAAGCTGGTGCTCGACTTCGTGCGCACCGTCGGCACCCTGCCGACCCTGCAGAAGCTGTTCGTCCTCACCTTCGCCGACCTCGGCGCGACCAACCCCAAGCTGTGGAACAGTTGGCAGGACCTGCTGCTCGGCGAGCTCTACGCCCTGGCGGTGGACGCGCTGGAGCGCGGCGACACGGTCGGGCAGGCGCAGGTGGAGCGCGCCAACCGCATCCGCGCCCGCGTCGGCGCGGCGCTCGCCGGTCGCGCCGACGAGACGCTGCAGCGGTTCCTCGCCGATCTCCCCGACCGCTACTTCCTCAGCACCCCCGAGGACGACATCGAGCAGCAGTTCGAGCTGGTGCGCCGCTTCGCCGAGGAGCCGCTGGTGACCAGCGTCGCGCACTTTCCCGAGCGCGAGTTCAGCGAGTTCACGGTCGTCACCCGCGACCAACCCGGCCTGTTCGCCCGCCTCACCGGCGTGCTGCGCGCCTACGGCATGAACATCGCGGCGGCGCGCATCGCCACCGGCGGCAGCGGCATGGCGCTCGACGTCTTCCGCGTCACCCATCTCGAGGGCGCGGCCATCGCCACCGACGGCGAGCGCTGGGACCGCATCCAGAGCGCCGTCGGCAAGGTGCTGACCGGCGAGCTCGACGTCGAGCAGATGGTGGCCAGGGCGGCAAGGCCGTCGGTGCTGGCGGAGAAGGTGGTGCCGCGCTTCCCGACGACGGTCGAGATCGACAACGCGGTGTCCGAGGACTACACGGTCATCGACGTCTTCACCGTTGATCGCGTCGGCGTCCTGTTCGCGATCGCCAACGCCCTCTACCACCTCGGGCTGTCGATCCACCTGGCGAAGATCACCACCACCGTCGATCGCGTCTTCGACGTCTTCTACGTGACCGACGGGGAGGGCCGGAAGATCGAGGATCCCGGCACCCTGGCGCTCATCCAGGGCACGGTGCTCGAGGAGCTGAAGCCGCTGGTGGCGGCGCCCTTGGCGGCCACCGGCTGA